From Hirundo rustica isolate bHirRus1 chromosome 1, bHirRus1.pri.v3, whole genome shotgun sequence, a single genomic window includes:
- the EXOG gene encoding nuclease EXOG, mitochondrial: protein MAALPRHRRFLGGFVCGAAAGAAASCWATWRLLRSQSQTEPSPGRAPAEEPIEEALLERYGFPEAGTETRCYTNHALSYDQAKRVPRWVIEHISKQKMLGDADRRHCKFRPDPNIPLMFSAVNEDYLGSGWSRGHMAPAGDNKFSTRAMAETFYLSNIVPQNYENNAGFWNRMEMYCRELTERFEDVWVVSGPLTLPQTNDDGKKSVTYQVIGKDDVAVPSHLYKVILARRSRTSSEPLLLGAFVVPNDPIGFSHQLTDFQVSVEDLEKMSGLVFFPQVDKTKDVKNICEVDTCKLMGFKEFTLYITARKVQSARTLRRLEKAMAELQEAGVEPDEYLLKLYKKKEEELLQEKPVAAREGRAG, encoded by the exons ATGGCGGCCTTGCCCCGCCACCGCCGCTTCCTCGGCGGCTTCGTctgcggggccgcggccggggccgccgcgtCCTGCTGGGCTACGTGGCGGCTCCTCCGCAGCCAGAGCCAGACGGAGCCGAGCCCCGGGCGGGCCCCGGCAGAGG aacCAATAGAAGAGGCTCTGCTGGAAAGATACGGATTTCCTGAAGCTGGAACAGAGACCAGATGTTACACAAATCATGCACTGTCTTATGACCAGGCAAAACGGGTGCCTAGATGGGTGATTGaacacatttcaaaacaaaagatgCTGG GTGATGCAGATCGTAGGCACTGTAAATTCAGGCCAGACCCGAACATCCCTCTGATGTTCAGTGCTGTCAATGAAGACTACCTTGGCAGCGGATGGTCACGAGGACACATGGCACCGGCAGGAGATAACAAATTTTCAACA AGAGCTATGGCTGAAACGTTTTATCTGTCTAACATTGTGCCTcagaattatgaaaataatgCTGGGTTTTGGAACAG GATGGAAATGTACTGTCGGGAATTGACTGAGAGATTTGAAGATGTTTGGGTTGTTTCTGGACCTCTTACCTTGCCTCAGACAAATGATGATGGAAAGAAGAGTGTTACTTATCAG GTAATTGGGAAGGATGATGTGGCTGTACCATCCCACCTGTACAAGGTGATCCTCGCCAGGCGGAGCAGAACGTCCTcagagcccctgctcctgggggctTTCGTGGTGCCAAACGATCCCATAGGCTTCAGCCACCAGCTCACTGACTTCCAAGTCAGCGTTGAAGACCTGGAAAAAATGTCAGGTTTAGTTTTCTTCCCCCAGGTGGACAAGACcaaagatgttaaaaatatctgtgaGGTGGATACCTGCAAACTGATGGGCTTCAAGGAATTCACGCTGTACATCACTGCCCGCAAAGTGCAGAGCGCCCGGACGCTGCGGCGGCTGGAGAAAGCCATGGCAGAGTTACAGGAGGCAGGAGTTGAGCCTGATGAGTATCTCCTAAAGCTTTacaagaagaaggaggaagaactgctgcaggaaaagccagtAGCAGCTAGAGAGGGGAGAGCTGGCTGA